A region of Coturnix japonica isolate 7356 chromosome 15, Coturnix japonica 2.1, whole genome shotgun sequence DNA encodes the following proteins:
- the TRAFD1 gene encoding TRAF-type zinc finger domain-containing protein 1 has protein sequence MAAVMEEQTQLCGNCKKDIPAANFTIHEIHCRRNLEVCRYCNESVPKSEMKNHIESEHVQVTCKCSMKVEKSLLEEHETSACPLRPAVCQHCDIQLTFNKLQDHESYCGARTEMCSGCGLNVMVKDLKEHPQVCGKEVKRVSKTVPRFEAEDAGLHALRDIRNQLRSDNCAVPLWRMPRALERQIYSDSVGDKTLKDIRRRNVSRTQRNQNQEYGLEQLERNKNTNSLYEEQNANLDHMLALSLQNENNPRNNSAAEIHRDVWENHYAKESVPSSCPNETDNSNTFPYDSLLSLNTSNHLKRDEIMLPCEFCEELYPAEDLILHQTGCNPASAFASFSKRSSLDPQKYDDLHNIGYNSYRSDYSSRYQAVQEEGNIIIPCEFCGIQLEEEILFHHQDQCDLRPANPADNFASQQPPSPQNNRERRESPELARRRIRHQGDVSSQCLEGFRQQRLNNPTGGNKALSNAANARSAPLTSSGTGRTSDAPNSRGKPRKVAGNEGRLKNRGAGEPAVGAIARVRPIQNLHSETFSSSSSRTSPAQPSIRSEGGRKPEMSDVPVGFRSRKVKAKPRSPESGYPEEE, from the exons ATGGCTGCAGTCATGGAGGAGCAGACCCAGCTGTGCGGTAACTG CAAAAAGGATATTCCTGCTGCTAACTTCACCATTCATGAAATccactgcagaagaaatcttGAAGTTTGCCGTTACTGCAATGAGTCTGTCCCAAAGTCTGAGATGAAGAACCACATCGAATCTGAACACGTGCAG GTTACCTGCAAGTGCAGTATGAAGGTTGAAAAAAGCCTCTTGGAGGAGCACGAG ACATCAGCGTGCCCTTTGCGTCCTGCAGTCTGCCAGCATTGTGACATCCAGCTTACTTTCAATAAGCTTCAGGATCATGAAAGTTACTGTGGAGCTAGGACTGAGATGTGTAGTGGTTGTGGCCTTAACGTAATGGTAAAAGATCTAAAAGAGCATCCCCAAGTCTGTGGGAAAGAGGTGAAGCGAGTAAGCAAAACAGTGCCTCGCTTTGAGGCAGAGGATGCAGGTTTGCATGCCCTTCGAGACATTAGAAACCAGTTAAGATCAGATAACTGTGCTGTGCCTTTGTGGAGAATGCCCAGGGCACTAGAAAGGCAGATCTATAGCGACTCTGTAGGAGACAAAACACTTAAGGACattagaagaagaaatgtttcaagaacacagagaaatcaAAATCAAG AGTATGGActggagcagctggagagaaataaaaacactaaCTCACTTTATGAAGAGCAGAATGCCAATTTAGACCACATGTTGGCTCTTAGCCTTCAGAATGAGAATAATCCTCGCAATAATTCTGCGGCAGAGATTCACAGGGACGTCTGGGAAAACCACTATGCCAAAGAATCTGTGCCATCTTCCTGCCCCAATGAAACAGACAACTCAAATACCTTTCCTTATGACTCTTTATTGTCTTTGAACACTTCAAACCACTTGAAAC GTGATGAGATCATGTTGCCGTGTGAGTTTTGTGAGGAGCTGTACCCTGCTGAAGATCTGATTCTTCATCAG ACAGGTTGTAACCCAGCAAGTGCCTTTGCTTCCTTCAGTAAAAGGAGTTCTCTGGATCCACAAAAATATGATGATCTGCATAATATTGGGTACAACAGCTATAGGTCTGATTATTCATCCCGGTACCAAGCTGTCcaggaagaaggaaacattATCATTCCCTGTGAATTTTGTGGCATCCAACTTGAAGAGGAGATACTTTTTCATCATCAG GATCAATGTGACTTGCGCCCAGCCAACCCAGCAGACAACTTTGCATCACAGCAGCCACCATCTCCTCAAaacaacagagagagaagagaatcACCAGAGCTGGCTCGGAGACGAATCAGGCATCAAG gagATGTTTCTTCTCAGTGCTTAGAAGGCTTCAGGCAGCAGAGGCTCAATAATCCTACAGGAGGGAACAAGGCATTGAGTAATGCAGCAAATGCCAGGAGTGCACCACTGACCTCTTCTGGCACTGGGAGAACTAGTGATGCCCCGAACTCGAGAGGGAAGCCGAGGAAGGTGGCTGGTAATGAGGGAAGGCTGAAGAACAGAGGTGCGGGTGAACCTGCTGTTGGGGCAATAGCACGTGTAAGACCTATTCAGAACCTTCATTCAGAAACCTTCTCATCCAGCTCGTCCAGGACTTCTCCAGCCCAGCCAAG CATCAgaagtgaaggaggaaggaagccAGAGATGTCAGATGTTCCAGTTGGCTTCAGGAGCAGGAAGGTGAAG GCAAAGCCCCGGAGCCCTGAATCTGGGTATCCAGAAGAAGAGTGA